Proteins encoded by one window of Lathyrus oleraceus cultivar Zhongwan6 chromosome 1, CAAS_Psat_ZW6_1.0, whole genome shotgun sequence:
- the LOC127135049 gene encoding uncharacterized protein LOC127135049 — MNYSRCPRHCITQYRNLLDHLRPADFIWRPYLNMDHEHQINPEDAAVWTTCTPIIRFTTVELHNTDRVKLQFGMVQNIPDPPASLGEWHMRKVNDQWNFNPWQQFARSECRKWKHRHDHVLTDAVMPNEVKPSRTYMAWYRSVGFQFIADDMYLYDPRQTTYTQEASTSNPQQHSQPNYSQPPTRQTFRSTNTQTYNQNMPFTQPQNQEHPSYHHQQMDHQPSTEHRFAPTPSPYQSRLTQNTNRPITYRSQEPQTSQYQNIPQPYLFQTPPTTFPTFPRPIIVTHVPLQPSWSPIHESTTPQLLWHGS, encoded by the exons atgaattacagcagatgtccgagacactgtattactcaatatcgcaacctgttggatcaccttcgaccggcagac ttcatttggcgtccataccttaatatggatcatgagcatcagatcaaccctgaagacgcagccgtatggacaacatgcacaccaataatacggttcacaacagtggagctgcacaacaccgatcgtgtgaagctgcagtttggtatggtccagaatatcccagatcccccagctagcctaggagaatggcatatgcgtaaagtgaacgaccaatggaacttcaacccttggcaacaattcgcaagatcagagtgtcgcaagtggaagcaccgtcatgaccatgtcttaactgacgcagtcatgccaaatgaggtaaaaccaagtcgtacttatatggcttggtatagatcagttggatttcaattcatcgccgatgatatgtacctctacgacccacgccagacaacttacacacaagaagcctcaacatctaacccccaacaacattctcagcccaattactcacaaccacctacccgacaaactttccgttccacaaacacacaaacatacaaccaaaacatgccattcacccaaccccaaaaccaagaacatccctcataccaccaccaacaaatggaccatcaaccttcgaccgaacatcgcttcgcacccacaccatcaccctaccaaagtcgccttacccaaaacactaaccgccccatcacctaccgtagccaagaaccccaaacatcacaataccaaaacatcccacaaccatatctcttccaaacacccccaacaacctttccaacctttcctagacccatcattgtcacccatgtcccccttcaaccgtcctggtcgcccatccatgagtcaaccacaccccaacttctctggcatgggtcatga